Proteins encoded by one window of Salvia splendens isolate huo1 chromosome 14, SspV2, whole genome shotgun sequence:
- the LOC121763989 gene encoding AT-hook motif nuclear-localized protein 22-like, with the protein MDQLVHGRPLPPPFHSRDLQLHHHQFQPHLLNPENNDDDNNNNENDNNSPSLKRDRDESYGAGADGEAARRPRGRPAGSKNKPKPPIIITRDSANALRSHVMEIASGCDVQESISAFATRRQRGVCVLSGGGTVTNVTLRQPAAPTSVLTLHGRFEILSLSGSFLPPPAPPAASALAIYLAGSQGQVVGGTVVGPLIASGPVVIMAASFGNAAYERLPLEDEDAPQPPPPPPMMPDPSAAAAENLFQGNPQNLLNPVQMQPEAYWATGRPPF; encoded by the coding sequence ATGGATCAGCTTGTTCACGGCCGCCCTCTCCCGCCGCCGTTCCACTCCCGAGATCTccagctccaccaccaccaatTCCAGCCCCACCTTCTCAATCCCGAAAACAACGACGAcgacaacaacaacaacgaGAATGATAACAATTCCCCGAGCCTAAAGCGCGACCGCGACGAGAGCTACGGCGCGGGCGCTGACGGGGAGGCCGCGCGGCGCCCGCGCGGCCGCCCCGCAGGGTCGAAGAACAAGCCGAAGCCGCCCATCATCATCACGCGGGACAGCGCCAACGCGCTGCGGTCCCACGTGATGGAGATCGCGAGCGGCTGCGACGTCCAGGAGAGCATCTCCGCCTTCGCCACGCGGCGGCAGAGGGGCGTCTGCGTCCTCAGCGGCGGCGGCACCGTCACCAACGTCACCCTCCGCCAGCCCGCCGCCCCGACCTCCGTCCTCACCCTCCACGGCCGCTTCGAGATCCTCTCCCTCTCCGGCTCCTTCCTCCCTCCCCCGGCCCCCCCCGCTGCCTCCGCCCTCGCCATCTACCTCGCCGGATCTCAGGGCCAGGTTGTCGGCGGCACAGTCGTCGGCCCCCTCATCGCCTCCGGCCCCGtcgtcatcatggccgcctccTTTGGCAACGCCGCCTACGAGCGCCTCCCGCTCGAAGACGAGGATGCCCCGCAGcccccaccgccgccgccgatgATGCCCGATCCGagcgcggcggcggcggagaatTTGTTCCAAGGAAACCCTCAGAATCTGCTGAATCCGGTGCAAATGCAGCCGGAGGCCTATTGGGCCACAGGTCGCCCTCCATTTTGA
- the LOC121764707 gene encoding LOB domain-containing protein 18-like has product MSSSNFASSSMSGSGGGGSSSGGGGGGPCGACKFLRRKCVTGCIFAPHFDSEQGAAHFAAVHKVFGASNVSKLLLHVPLEKRPDAVITICYEAQARLRDPVYGCVAHIFALQQQVVNLQAEISYLQAHRATLELPTPPPQPPSLLAPPPPPLSIADLPAFSAVPATYDLSSLFDPTAWNLPHQSDTLTSQFPTLRGGGDLQELAREFLARREPRTNQPASALPPHST; this is encoded by the exons ATGAGTAGTTCGAATTTTGCTAGTAGTAGCATGTCGGGGAGCGGAGGCGGTGGAAGCAGCAgtggcggaggcggaggagggcCGTGTGGCGCGTGCAAGTTCTTGAGGAGGAAGTGCGTGACGGGGTGCATATTTGCGCCACATTTTGACTCCGAGCAAGGAGCAGCGCATTTTGCGGCCGTGCACAAGGTGTTTGGAGCTAGCAACGTGTCGAAGCTCCTCCTCCACGTCCCACTGGAGAAGAGGCCCGACGCTGTCATCACCATTTGCTACGAGGCCCAGGCCCGCCTCAGGGACCCCGTCTACGGCTGCGTCGCCCACATCTTTGCCCTTCAACAACag GTGGTGAATCTGCAAGCAGAAATCTCCTACTTACAAGCCCATCGCGCCACCCTGGAGCTTCCAACTCCGCCGCCTCAGCCGCCGTCGCTACTggcaccaccaccgccgccctTATCCATAGCCGACCTTCCCGCATTTTCAGCAGTTCCAGCAACGTATGATTTGTCGTCTCTATTTGATCCAACGGCATGGAATCTCCCTCATCAAAGCGACACATTAACATCTCAGTTTCCGACACTTCGAGGCGGCGGCGATCTTCAAGAACTGGCTCGTGAGTTTCTGGCTAGACGCGAGCCACGTACAAATCAACCAGCTTCGGCCTTGCCACCTCACTCTAcctaa
- the LOC121765105 gene encoding brefeldin A-inhibited guanine nucleotide-exchange protein 2-like, which translates to MASAGADSRLSKVLLPSLEKIIKNASWRKHSKLSTECKSVVERLTTPNQPPFSSAESKSESPRSPHPGVLLDLSLSDSELILSPLINALASDHLKLVEPALDAVQKLIAHGYLHGEADTSGGDDAKLLSKLIVSACKCHDTGDETVELLVIKALLSAVTSVALRIHGDCLLQVVRTCYDVYLGSKNVVNQTTAKASLVQMLVIVFRRMEADSSTVPVNPIVVAELTQPMEKADADGSMTVFVQGFITKIMQDIDGVFSPSTPKSIIGSGAGVHDGAFETKTSTVEGTNPTDLLDSTDKDMLDAKYWEISMYKTALEGRKGELADGEGDDHLEVQIGNKLRRDAFLVFRALCKLSMKTPPKDVLADPRAMKGKILALELLKILLENAGAIFRTNERFLDAIKQYLCLSLLKNTASTLMIIFQLSCSIFVSLVSRFRAGLKAEIGVFFPMIILRVLENVAQPNFHQKVTVLRCLEKLCGDSQIMIDIFLNYDCDVNASNIFERTVNGLLKTAQGVPPGVVTTLQPPQDVSLKLEAMRCLVGILKCMGDWMNKQLRIPDTHIPNKLEAVDNSSDPGSSPLTNANADESSEASDSHSEASEVSDVSTIEQRRAYKLELQEGISLFNRSPKKGINFLINAKKVGDSPEEIAEFLKNASGLNKSLIGDYLGEREDLSLKVMHAYVDSFDFQDVEFDEAIRLFLQGFRLPGEAQKIDRIMEKFAERYCKCNPKAFISADTAYVLAYSVIMLNTDAHNPMVKVKMSAEDFIRNNRGIDDGKDLPEEQLRSLFERISRNEIKMKEDKLSIQQPQSVNSNRLLGLDAILNVVIRNRGGDSMGTGDNLIKNMQEQFKEKASKSESVYYPATDVVILRFMIEACWAPMLAAFSVPLDQSDDEVVIALCLEGFRSAIHVTAAMSMKTQRDAFVTSLAKFTSLHSPADIRQKNIDAIKAIVTIADEDGNHLQEAWEHILTCVSRFEHLHLLGKGGPPDATFFAIPENELDKSKPAKSNTLPVLRKKGPGKIQNAASPVRRGSYDSAGIAGNVAAGITFEQINNLVSNLNIIEQVGDVNRIFIRSQKLNSEAIIDFVKALCKVSMDELRSTSDPRVFSITKIVEIAHHNMNRIRLVWSKIWHVLSEFFVTIGCSENLSIAIFAMDSLRQLSMKFLEREELANYNFQNEFMKPFVIVMRKSNAVEIRELIIRCVSQMVLSRVTNVKSGWKSMFMVFTTAAYDDHKNIVLLAFEITEKILRDYFSYITETETTTFTDCVNCLIAFTNSRFNEDISLNAIGFLRFCAAKLAEGDLGKEISGKVAPTSPKIDNEEAANKVDHLYLWFPLLAGLSELSFDPRPEIRKSSLQILFDTLRNYGKHFSLALWEKVFESVLFRIFDDARRAIDPSLARSPSNMTDGNAEELDQNSWLYETCTLALQLVVDLFVKFYDTVSPLLKKVLSLLVSFIKRPHQSLAGIGIGAFVRLMSNAGELFSEEKWLEVVLSLEEVARETLPDFSIVLNEDDKIRDREEDTKDDSHDESTGTIDYAGNSSRHHLYAAISDVKCRAAIQLLLIQAISEIYTMYRAQLSVKNTVILFDAIHSVALHAHKTNSDASLRRKLQELGSVTQLQDPPLLRLENESYQICLTFLQNLVLDKPPSYEESEVSSHLMNLCKEVLQFYIEVACSVQTPDSLLDRKPLRMIPLSSSRRKELAARAPLIVATLQAMSSIEYYSLEKNLASFFPLLASLISCEHGSNEVQLALSEMLSSTVGPVLLRSS; encoded by the exons ATGGCTTCTGCGGGAGCCGATTCCCGCCTATCTAAAGTCCTACTCCCATCGCTCGAAAAAATCATCAAAAACGCCTCATGGAGAAAGCACTCCAAACTCTCCACGGAGTGCAAATCCGTTGTCGAACGCCTCACCACTCCCAATCAACCCCCATTCTCTTCCGCCGAATCCAAATCCGAGTCGCCACGGTCTCCACACCCCGGAGTTCTCCTCGACCTCTCATTATCCGATTCCGAGCTCATTCTCAGCCCGCTGATCAATGCGCTCGCGTCCGATCACCTCAAGCTCGTGGAACCCGCGCTCGATGCGGTGCAGAAATTGATCGCTCACGGCTACCTACACGGGGAGGCAGACACGAGTGGCGGCGACGATGCGAAATTGCTTTCGAAATTGATCGTCTCTGCGTGTAAATGTCATGATACAGGGGATGAGACGGTGGAATTGCTGGTGATCAAGGCGCTTCTGTCTGCTGTTACGTCGGTCGCGCTACGGATCCACGGCGACTGTTTGTTGCAGGTGGTGAGGACCTGTTATGACGTTTATTTAGGCAGTAAGAATGTGGTGAATCAGACGACTGCGAAGGCGTCTTTGGTTCAGATGCTAGTTATTGTGTTTAGGAGAATGGAGGCTGATTCGTCGACTGTGCCGGTGAATCCGATTGTGGTGGCGGAGCTCACGCAGCCAATGGAGAAAGCTGATGCTGATGGTTCGATGACTGTGTTTGTACAGGGATTTATTACTAAGATAATGCAGGATATTGATGGTGTTTTTAGTCCGAGTACACCGAAGAGCATTATAGGATCGGGGGCTGGGGTGCATGATGGGGCATTTGAGACTAAGACCTCGACCGTGGAAGGCACTAATCCTACAGATTTATTGGATTCAACGGATAAGGATATGCTAGATGCCAAGTACTGGGAGATCAGTATGTATAAGACGGCGTTGGAGGGAAGGAAAGGGGAATTGGCAGATGGTGAAGGGGATGACCATTTGGAGGTCCAAATTGGTAATAAGTTGAGGCGGGATGCTTTTCTGGTATTCCGAGCTTTGTGTAAGCTCTCTATGAAGACTCCACCAAAAGATGTGCTGGCGGACCCTCGGGCAATGAAGGGGAAGATTCTGGCTCTGGAGTTGCTCAAGATTTTGTTGGAGAATGCTGGGGCAATATTTAGGACAAATGAACG ATTTTTAGATGCTATAAAGCAGTATTTATGCTTGTCGCTTTTGAAGAACACCGCCTCGACCCTTATGATCATTTTCCAGCTCTCATGCTCGATATTTGTAAGTTTGGTCTCAAGATTTCGAGCTGGACTGAAGGCCGAAATTGGAGTATTTTTTCCTATGATTATCCTGAGAGTATTAGAAAATGTTGCACAACCTAATTTTCACCAAAAGGTAACAGTGCTTCGGTGTCTTGAGAAGCTCTGTGGTGATTCACAGATCATGATCGACATATTCCTTAACTATGACTGTGATGTTAACGCTTCAAATATTTTTGAGAG GACAGTCAATGGACTACTTAAAACTGCGCAAGGTGTTCCACCTGGTGTTGTAACTACACTCCAGCCTCCACAAGATGTTTCCTTGAAGCTAGAAGCTATGAGATGCTTGGTTGGTATTTTGAAGTGCATGGGTGACTGGATGAACAAACAATTGCGGATTCCCGACACTCACATTCCGAATAAACTTGAAGCGGTGGATAACAGTTCTGATCCTGGAAGTTCTCCTCTGACAAATGCCAATGCAGATGAATCATCTGAAGCATCAGATAGCCACTCTGAAGCAAGTGAGGTTTCTGATGTCTCAACAATCGAGCAGCGTCGTGCATATAAACTTGAACTTCAG GAGGGCATCTCTCTATTTAATCGTAGTCCCAAGAAAGGAATTAATTTCCTAATAAATGCTAAGAAGGTGGGGGACTCTCCAGAAGAGATAGCAGAATTCCTTAAGAATGCATCTGGCTTGAATAAAAGTCTGATTGGTGACTATTTGGGTGAAAGAGAAGATTTATCACTGAAAGTGATGCATGCATATGTTGATTCCTTTGATTTTCAAGATGTGGAGTTTGATGAGGCAATAAGACTCTTCCTACAAGGCTTTAGACTTCCAGGTGAAGCACAGAAGATTGATCGTATTATGGAAAAGTTTGCTGAACGGTACTGCAAATGTAATCCAAAAGCCTTTATAAGTGCCGACACAGCTTATGTGCTTGCCTACTCTGTCATAATGCTAAACACTGATGCACATAACCCCATGGTTAAGGTCAAG ATGTCTGCTGAGGATTTCATAAGGAACAATCGTGGAATTGATGATGGGAAAGATTTACCTGAGGAGCAATTGAGATCATTGTTTGAGCGCATATCAAGGAATGAGATCAAAATGAAAGAAGATAAACTGTCCATCCAACAGCCACAATCTGTGAACTCAAACAGACTGTTAGGGTTAGATGCCATACTGAATGTTGTAATCCGCAATCGAGGTGGTGACAGCATGGGGACTGGTGATAACCTTATTAAAAACATGCAGGAGCAATTCAAAGAAAAGGCTAGCAAATCAGA GTCAGTTTATTATCCTGCAACAGATGTTGTGATTCTCAGATTTATGATAGAGGCATGTTGGGCTCCTATGCTGGCTGCCTTCAGTGTTCCTCTTGACCAAAGTGATGATGAAGTTGTAATAGCTCTATGCTTGGAAGGCTTTCGCAGTGCAATCCATGTTACCGCAGCAATGTCTATGAAAACTCAAAGAGATGCTTTTGTGACATCGCTAGCCAAATTTACCTCCCTCCATTCACCAGCAGATATTAGACAAAAAAATATTGATGCAATCAAG GCAATAGTAACAATAGCAGATGAGGATGGGAATCACCTACAGGAGGCGTGGGAGCATATCTTAACATGCGTTTCAAGGTTTGAACACTTGCATCTGTTGGGTAAAGGTGGTCCCCCTGATGCTACTTTTTTTGCAATTCCTGAGAATGAACTGGACAAATCCAAACCAGCCAAATCAAATACTCTTCCTGTTCTGCGAAAGAAAGGACCTGGGAAAATTCAGAATGCAGCCTCACCTGTGAGGAGGGGATCATATGATAGTGCTGGTATTGCTGGTAATGTGGCTGCTGGAATTACATTTGAACAGATTAACAACTTGGTCTCTAACTTGAACATCATAGAACAAGTTGGTGATGTGAACCGCATATTCATACGGAGCCAAAAGCTAAACAGTGAGGCTATAATTGATTTTGTCAAGGCTCTTTGCAAGGTATCTATGGATGAATTGCGATCCACATCTGATCCACGTGTTTTCAGCATCACAAAGATAGTTGAGATCGC GCACCATAACATGAACCGCATCAGGCTTGTCTGGTCCAAGATTTGGCATGTGCTCTCTGAATTTTTTGTAACCATTGGCTGTTCAGAAAACCTTTCAATTGCAATATTTGCAATGGACTCATTGCGCCAATTATCAATGAAATTCTTGGAGAGGGAGGAGTTGGCAAACTATAATTTTCAGAATGAGTTTATGAAGCCTTTTGTAATTGTGATGCGCAAGAGTAATGCTGTCGAAATCAGAGAATTGATTATCAGATGTGTTTCTCAGATGGTGTTGTCCCGTGTAACCAATGTGAAATCAGGATGGAAGAGCATGTTCATG GTCTTTACAACAGCAGCTTATGATGATCATAAAAACATTGTACTCCTTGCCTTTGAAATAACTGAGAAGATTTTGCGCGACTATTTTTCTTATATCACTGAAACTGAGACCACTACTTTCACAGATTGCGTAAATTGCCTTATTGCATTTACCAATAGTAGATTCAATGAAGACATTAGTCTAAATGCCATTGGCTTCCTCCGTTTCTGTGCTGCAAAACTTGCTGAAGGAGACCTAGGCAAGGAAATTTCAGGAAAGGTTGCTCCAACTTCACCGAAGATCGACAATGAGGAAGCTGCTAATAAGGTGGATCATCTTTATTTATGGTTTCCTTTGCTGGCAG GCCTATCTGAGCTCAGCTTTGATCCGAGGCCTGAAATCAGGAAAAGTTCTCTACAAATACTCTTTGATACTCTACGCAACTATGGCAAACATTTTTCATTGGCATTATGGGAAAAGGTGTTTGAATCTGTGTTATTTAGGATCTTCGACGATGCTCGGCGTGCTATTGATCCATCCCTTGCTAGATCCCCAAGTAACATGACTGATGGCAATGCGGAGGAACTTGATCAAAATTCATGGCTGTATGAGACATGCACGTTGGCTCTTCAACTGGTTGTTGAtctttttgttaaattttatgATACTGTCAGCCCCCTACTGAAGAAAGTATTGTCGTTATTAGTTAGTTTTATCAAACGTCCTCATCAAAGCCTTGCTGGAATTGGTATTGGTGCTTTTGTTCGTTTAATGAGTAATGCTGGAGAACTGTTTTCTGAAGAGAAGTGGCTTGAGGTGGTTTTGTCTCTCGAAGAAGTCGCCAGGGAAACACTCCCTGACTTTTCTATTGTGCTCAACGAAGATGATAAAATCAGGGACCGTGAAGAAGATACAAAGGATGATAGCCATGATGAATCTACTGGGACAATTGATTATGCGGGTAATTCGAGCAGGCATCATTTATATGCAGCTATATCGGATGTGAAGTGCCGAGCAGCCATTCAGCTATTATTAATACAG GCAATTTCGGAGATTTATACAATGTATAGAGCTCAACTATCAGTTAAAAACACTGTTATCCTCTTTGACGCCATTCATTCTGTCGCCCTTCATGCTCACAAGACAAACAGTGACGCCTCTCTACGGCGAAAGCTGCAAGAACTTGGGTCCGTGACGCAACTGCAGGACCCTCCTCTACTCCGCCTCGAGAATGAATCCTATCAAATTTGCCTCACATTTCTGCAGAATCTTGTTCTTGACAAGCCTCCCAGTTATGAAGAGTCAGAagtctcatctcatctcatgaACCTCTGCAAGGAGGTCTTGCAATTCTACATCGAAGTCGCATGCTCAGTCCAGACGCCTGATTCATTGCTCGACAGGAAGCCCTTGCGGATGATACCCTTGAGTTCCAGCAGGCGCAAAGAACTGGCTGCACGAGCACCTCTTATCGTCGCAACTCTGCAGGCCATGAGTAGCATAGAGTATTATTCGTTGGAGAAGAACTTGGCTTCCTTCTTCCCCCTGCTCGCGAGCTTAATAAGCTGTGAGCATGGATCCAACGAGGTTCAACTGGCACTTAGTGAAATGCTTAGCTCAACAGTGGGTCCAGTTTTGCTACGTTCATCCTGA